A window of the Bacteriovorax sp. PP10 genome harbors these coding sequences:
- the lspA gene encoding signal peptidase II, with the protein MKMIYRMCIMMSAIIIGDQATKAIVQQKFYLGESIPVIEGLFHFTYVRNPGAAFGMFGYSADWIRIPLFFGVPVIACFWLLYLIWKTRNTSVLQCLAYSLIFAGAVGNLIDRFTMNYVVDFLDFFWKTHHFPAFNIADSAITIAAFILIYETLFAHRKKDSVTRTV; encoded by the coding sequence TGTGCATTATGATGTCGGCGATTATTATTGGCGACCAGGCGACGAAAGCAATCGTTCAGCAAAAGTTTTATTTGGGTGAATCAATTCCGGTAATCGAAGGTCTGTTCCATTTCACATACGTGAGAAATCCTGGAGCGGCCTTTGGAATGTTTGGTTACTCAGCAGACTGGATCAGAATCCCGTTATTTTTCGGTGTTCCGGTTATTGCGTGTTTCTGGTTACTGTATTTAATTTGGAAAACAAGAAATACATCAGTTCTTCAATGTCTTGCTTATAGCTTGATCTTTGCTGGCGCTGTTGGAAATCTAATTGATCGTTTTACAATGAACTACGTTGTCGATTTTCTGGATTTTTTCTGGAAAACTCACCACTTTCCGGCCTTCAACATTGCAGATAGCGCAATCACGATTGCGGCGTTCATCTTAATCTATGAAACGCTTTTTGCTCACAGGAAGAAAGATAGTGTTACCCGTACTGTTTGA